The Streptomyces sp. NBC_01197 genome window below encodes:
- a CDS encoding 3' terminal RNA ribose 2'-O-methyltransferase Hen1 has translation MFLTISTTGTPERPATDLGFLLHKHPDKAQAFSTSHGTAHVLYPEATAERCTAALLLEVDPVALVRRGKGKGRGGAPDAALAQYVNDRPYAASSLLSVAMTTVFKSALRGVCTALPERAETPMPLRIEVPALPVGGGPGLVHRLFAPLGWERVKAEPVALDEKFPEWGESRYVRLVLEGELRLADALRQLYVLLPVLDDAKHYWVAPDEVGKLLRAGEGWLAGHPEQKLITSRYLSRRWGLARQAMEALELVRLAEADDTEVESIDNAVDETTDTEEKPVPLAARRRAAILDALRTAGAGRVLDLGCGQGQLVQELLKDTRFTEVVGMDVSMRALNIAARRLRLDQLGERRAARVKLIQGSLTYTDKRLRRYDAAVLSEVIEHVDPERLPALEYAVFGAARPQTVLVTTPNAEYNVRWETLPAGQVRHGDHRFEWTREEFRVWAGKVAERHGYGVEFRAVGPDDPEVGPPTQLAVFTMIPKSATAPKEAEAA, from the coding sequence GTGTTCCTGACGATCAGCACCACCGGCACCCCAGAGCGCCCCGCCACCGACCTCGGCTTCCTGCTGCACAAGCATCCCGACAAGGCGCAGGCGTTCTCCACCTCGCACGGCACGGCGCACGTCCTCTATCCGGAGGCCACCGCCGAGCGCTGCACGGCCGCGCTGCTGCTGGAGGTGGATCCGGTGGCGCTGGTGCGGCGCGGCAAGGGCAAAGGGCGCGGCGGCGCACCCGACGCGGCGCTCGCCCAGTACGTCAACGACCGGCCGTACGCCGCCTCCTCGCTGCTGTCCGTCGCCATGACCACCGTCTTCAAGAGCGCTCTGCGCGGCGTGTGCACCGCACTCCCGGAGCGGGCCGAGACCCCGATGCCGCTGCGGATCGAGGTGCCCGCGCTGCCCGTCGGCGGGGGCCCGGGCCTGGTGCACAGGCTGTTCGCCCCGCTCGGCTGGGAGCGGGTGAAGGCCGAGCCGGTCGCGCTGGACGAGAAGTTCCCGGAGTGGGGCGAATCGCGGTACGTGCGTCTGGTGCTCGAAGGCGAGCTGCGGCTCGCCGACGCGCTGCGGCAGCTCTATGTGCTGCTGCCCGTCCTCGATGACGCCAAGCACTACTGGGTGGCACCCGACGAGGTCGGCAAGCTGCTGCGCGCCGGCGAGGGGTGGCTGGCCGGGCATCCCGAGCAGAAACTGATCACCAGCCGCTACCTGTCGCGGCGCTGGGGACTGGCCCGGCAGGCGATGGAGGCCCTGGAGCTGGTGCGGCTGGCGGAGGCCGACGACACCGAGGTCGAGTCGATCGACAACGCGGTCGACGAGACCACGGACACCGAGGAGAAGCCGGTACCGCTGGCGGCGCGGCGCCGGGCGGCGATCCTGGACGCGCTGCGCACGGCAGGCGCGGGCCGGGTGCTCGACCTGGGCTGCGGCCAGGGCCAGTTGGTGCAGGAGCTGCTGAAGGACACCCGCTTCACCGAGGTCGTCGGCATGGATGTGTCGATGCGCGCGCTGAACATCGCGGCCCGCAGGCTGCGTCTGGACCAGCTCGGCGAGCGCCGTGCGGCCCGGGTGAAGCTCATCCAGGGCTCTCTCACGTACACCGACAAGCGGCTCAGGCGGTACGACGCCGCGGTGCTGAGCGAGGTCATCGAGCATGTCGACCCCGAGCGGCTGCCCGCGCTGGAGTACGCGGTATTCGGCGCCGCGCGGCCGCAGACCGTCCTGGTGACCACGCCGAACGCCGAGTACAACGTCCGCTGGGAGACCCTGCCCGCCGGGCAGGTGCGCCACGGGGACCACCGTTTCGAGTGGACCCGCGAGGAGTTCCGGGTCTGGGCCGGAAAAGTGGCCGAACGGCATGGGTACGGCGTGGAGTTCAGGGCCGTGGGGCCCGACGACCCGGAGGTGGG
- the mmuM gene encoding homocysteine S-methyltransferase: MRPVRTLAAALAESTVVLDGGLSNQLEAQGCDLSDALWSARLLADDPQQIVAAHTAYVRAGAQVLITASYQATFEGFARRGAGRAEAAGLLARSVRLAREAAGTVDHEVWVAASVGPYGAMLADGSEYRGRYGLTVRELERFHRPRIEALAAADPDVLALETVPDTDEAEALLRAAAGCGKPVWLSYSVTGERTRAGQPLAEAFALAADRDQVVAVGVNCCASGDVDRAVELASSATGKPVVVYPNSGEEWDAERRGWRGRSTFAAAKVEGWEEAGARLVGGCCRVGPEEIADLARLRNPPRRP, encoded by the coding sequence GTGCGCCCCGTCCGTACACTCGCCGCCGCGCTGGCCGAGTCCACCGTCGTCCTCGACGGCGGCCTGTCCAACCAGCTGGAGGCGCAGGGCTGTGATCTCTCCGACGCGCTCTGGTCGGCCCGGCTGCTCGCCGACGATCCCCAGCAGATCGTGGCGGCGCACACGGCGTATGTACGGGCGGGCGCCCAGGTGCTCATCACCGCGAGCTACCAGGCCACGTTCGAGGGCTTCGCGCGGCGCGGAGCCGGCCGGGCCGAGGCCGCCGGGCTGCTGGCCCGCAGTGTGCGGCTGGCCCGGGAGGCCGCCGGGACGGTGGACCACGAGGTCTGGGTCGCCGCCTCCGTCGGCCCCTACGGTGCGATGCTCGCCGACGGCAGTGAGTACCGCGGGCGGTACGGGCTCACCGTCAGGGAGCTGGAGCGCTTCCACCGGCCGCGGATCGAGGCGCTGGCCGCGGCTGACCCCGATGTGCTCGCGCTGGAGACGGTGCCGGACACCGACGAGGCCGAGGCACTGCTGCGGGCGGCCGCCGGATGCGGCAAGCCGGTCTGGCTCTCGTACAGCGTCACGGGGGAGCGGACCCGGGCCGGGCAGCCGCTGGCCGAGGCCTTCGCGCTCGCGGCGGACCGGGACCAGGTCGTCGCCGTGGGCGTGAACTGCTGTGCGTCCGGGGACGTGGACCGGGCCGTGGAGCTCGCGTCGTCGGCCACCGGCAAGCCCGTCGTGGTCTATCCGAACAGCGGCGAGGAATGGGACGCGGAGCGCCGCGGCTGGCGTGGCCGCTCCACCTTCGCGGCCGCGAAGGTGGAAGGCTGGGAGGAGGCCGGAGCCAGACTGGTCGGCGGCTGCTGCCGGGTCGGCCCGGAGGAGATCGCGGACCTCGCGCGGCTCCGTAATCCGCCCCGAAGACCATGA
- a CDS encoding LLM class F420-dependent oxidoreductase, giving the protein MDLRIFTEPQQGADYDTLLTVAKATEDLGFDAFYRSDHYLRMGSGDGLPGPTDAWITLAGLARETRRIRLGTLMTAGTFRLPGVLAIQVAQVDQMSGGRVELGLGAGWFEEEHRAYGIPFPREKFGRLEEQLAIITGLWETRTGETFSYDGTYYQLTDSPALPKPAQAKVPVLIGGHGATRTPRLAARYADEFNIPFASIEDSERQFGRVRAAAKAAGRADDLVYSNALVVCVGKDDAEVARRAEAIGRDTADVKANGLGGSPAEVVDKIGRYEAIGASRIYLQVLDLHDLDHLELISSQVLSQLT; this is encoded by the coding sequence ATGGATCTTCGAATCTTCACCGAGCCCCAGCAAGGGGCCGACTATGACACTCTGCTGACCGTCGCCAAGGCAACCGAGGACCTCGGCTTCGACGCCTTCTACCGCTCGGACCACTATCTGCGGATGGGATCGGGGGACGGCCTCCCCGGCCCCACCGACGCCTGGATCACGCTGGCCGGCCTCGCCCGTGAGACCCGTCGGATCCGGCTCGGGACGCTGATGACGGCGGGCACGTTCCGGCTGCCCGGTGTCCTCGCCATCCAGGTGGCGCAGGTGGACCAGATGTCCGGAGGCCGCGTCGAACTGGGCCTGGGTGCGGGCTGGTTCGAGGAGGAGCACCGGGCCTACGGGATTCCGTTCCCCAGGGAGAAGTTCGGCCGCCTGGAGGAGCAGCTGGCCATCATCACCGGGCTCTGGGAGACCAGGACCGGTGAGACCTTCAGCTACGACGGCACCTACTACCAGCTCACGGACTCGCCCGCGCTGCCCAAGCCCGCCCAGGCGAAGGTGCCCGTGCTGATCGGCGGGCACGGGGCGACCCGTACACCGCGGCTGGCCGCGCGGTACGCCGATGAGTTCAATATCCCGTTCGCCTCGATCGAGGACAGCGAGCGCCAGTTCGGGCGGGTCAGGGCAGCCGCCAAGGCGGCCGGCCGGGCGGACGACCTGGTGTACTCCAACGCGCTGGTCGTCTGTGTCGGCAAGGACGACGCCGAGGTGGCGCGCCGGGCGGAGGCCATCGGGCGTGACACGGCGGACGTGAAGGCGAACGGGCTCGGCGGCTCGCCCGCCGAGGTCGTCGACAAGATCGGCCGCTATGAGGCCATCGGGGCGTCGCGCATCTACCTCCAGGTGCTCGACCTCCACGATCTGGACCACCTGGAGCTGATCTCCTCGCAGGTCCTCTCCCAGCTGACTTAG
- a CDS encoding DUF6099 family protein — MDGVRLIAISRDALARSLPERDTMVEAWQAQALSGAVGGHLALRGPQELRAEARALSESGGRGCGALEVPTVRGGLIRAAQLTEVCDVREVLTALGVLLGEVGIALVGVACGTDDESVYWQCIEAMDAADESGDRVRGMLRKLEERDAERSPR, encoded by the coding sequence ATGGACGGGGTGCGGCTCATCGCAATCAGCCGGGACGCTCTGGCACGGAGCCTTCCGGAACGGGACACCATGGTGGAGGCGTGGCAGGCGCAGGCGCTCTCCGGCGCCGTGGGCGGGCATCTGGCGCTGCGTGGTCCGCAGGAGTTGCGGGCCGAAGCGCGGGCGCTCAGTGAATCGGGCGGCCGGGGCTGCGGGGCGCTCGAAGTGCCGACGGTGCGCGGCGGACTGATACGGGCCGCGCAGCTGACCGAAGTATGCGACGTGCGGGAGGTGTTGACGGCGCTCGGGGTGCTGCTCGGCGAGGTGGGCATCGCCCTGGTCGGTGTCGCCTGCGGGACCGACGACGAGTCCGTCTACTGGCAGTGCATCGAGGCCATGGACGCGGCGGACGAGTCGGGTGACCGGGTGCGCGGAATGCTGCGGAAGCTGGAGGAGCGGGACGCGGAGAGGTCCCCGAGGTAG
- a CDS encoding nucleotide pyrophosphohydrolase: MTELDVAQLQRRLAEFAAARDWQPYHTPKNLAAALSVEASELVEIFQWLTPEESARVMDDPGSAHRVADEVADVFAYLLQFCEVLEIDVLSALSDKIDRNESRFPAKRTMDRHSPE; this comes from the coding sequence GTGACAGAACTGGACGTAGCGCAATTGCAGCGCCGGCTGGCCGAGTTCGCCGCCGCGCGGGACTGGCAGCCCTACCACACACCGAAGAACCTGGCCGCGGCACTGAGCGTGGAGGCGTCCGAACTGGTCGAGATCTTTCAGTGGCTGACGCCCGAGGAGTCGGCGCGGGTGATGGACGATCCCGGGTCGGCGCACCGGGTGGCGGACGAGGTCGCCGACGTCTTCGCCTATCTGCTGCAGTTCTGCGAGGTGCTGGAGATCGACGTTCTTTCGGCACTTTCAGACAAAATTGACCGAAATGAGTCACGTTTTCCGGCGAAGCGCACCATGGATCGTCACTCTCCGGAGTGA
- a CDS encoding AAA family ATPase codes for MDATYARPTVTELRLSAFKSHRGAAFPLAPLTLFTGASGSGKTSALQVYEALARLGAGDELGEVFEDPGSCVPEWAGADAQGRRGFRIGCTVDGPAGPVHLDLAVQAEPELRVVGERLTAGGQLLLSTALRDPARRTVQAAWHTAGAVPVTRAPLPDDRMGTALLPLRVAGKTEGQLKVLAAAEQVVVALRSVFACDPQPHRMRRPVAAGAGLLRRGCDNLASVLYRTQSECANRHRQLVAAARAGCTGPVAGLAAEELTDGRVRAVLGRGSGAGTPVERLGEGELRYLALALVLLTGPGVLAVDPAGEVPPAMQSLTVLADGFDRSLDPRQARELTALAAAICAQGHIRVVGTASDSRWAGELAGVSVVDLGA; via the coding sequence ATGGACGCAACCTACGCACGCCCCACGGTCACCGAACTGCGGCTCTCGGCTTTCAAGTCGCACCGCGGCGCCGCCTTTCCGCTCGCCCCGCTGACCCTGTTCACCGGGGCGAGCGGGAGCGGTAAGACGAGCGCGCTCCAGGTGTACGAGGCGCTGGCGCGGCTCGGCGCTGGGGACGAGCTCGGTGAGGTCTTCGAGGACCCGGGCAGCTGTGTCCCGGAGTGGGCAGGCGCGGACGCGCAGGGGCGGCGGGGTTTCCGGATCGGCTGCACCGTCGACGGCCCGGCCGGCCCCGTACACCTCGATCTGGCGGTGCAGGCCGAGCCCGAACTGCGCGTGGTGGGTGAACGGCTCACCGCAGGCGGCCAGTTGCTGCTCTCCACGGCGCTGCGTGATCCGGCGCGCAGGACCGTGCAGGCCGCCTGGCACACGGCGGGCGCGGTCCCCGTGACCCGGGCGCCGCTGCCCGACGACCGGATGGGGACCGCGCTGCTCCCGCTGCGGGTGGCGGGCAAGACGGAAGGACAGCTGAAGGTGCTGGCCGCTGCCGAGCAGGTGGTGGTGGCACTGCGCTCGGTCTTCGCCTGCGACCCCCAGCCACACCGGATGCGCCGTCCGGTGGCCGCCGGTGCGGGGCTGTTGCGGCGGGGGTGCGACAACCTGGCCTCGGTGCTGTACCGCACCCAGTCCGAGTGCGCGAACCGGCACCGGCAGCTGGTCGCGGCGGCACGTGCGGGGTGCACGGGGCCGGTGGCGGGGCTCGCGGCGGAGGAGTTGACGGACGGGCGGGTACGGGCGGTGCTCGGCCGGGGCAGCGGTGCGGGCACCCCGGTGGAGCGGCTGGGCGAGGGTGAGTTGCGCTATCTCGCGCTCGCCCTTGTGCTGCTGACCGGGCCCGGCGTACTCGCGGTGGATCCCGCGGGCGAGGTGCCGCCCGCGATGCAGTCTCTGACGGTGCTGGCCGACGGGTTCGACCGCTCCCTCGATCCACGGCAGGCGCGTGAGCTCACCGCTCTAGCCGCGGCGATCTGCGCCCAGGGCCACATCAGGGTGGTGGGCACGGCGTCGGACTCTCGGTGGGCCGGTGAGCTGGCGGGTGTCTCGGTGGTAGACCTGGGCGCGTGA
- a CDS encoding cell division protein SepF, with translation MSRYDEYDVTDEQWEGLAQVVPLRGRNEWPSRVDHETIPNEYAAEQRRFVVLRVQVFADAREVAEYLVGQVPVLLDLTGAETEVAKRILDFSSGVVFGLGSGMHRVDKNVFLLAPAGMEVEGIAAAAVPRS, from the coding sequence GTGAGCAGGTACGACGAGTACGACGTCACCGACGAGCAGTGGGAGGGGCTCGCCCAGGTGGTGCCGCTGCGGGGGCGCAACGAATGGCCCTCGCGAGTCGATCACGAGACGATCCCCAACGAGTACGCGGCCGAGCAGCGCCGTTTCGTGGTCCTGCGTGTCCAGGTCTTCGCGGACGCCCGTGAAGTCGCCGAGTACCTCGTCGGGCAGGTGCCGGTGCTGCTCGACCTGACCGGGGCGGAGACCGAAGTGGCCAAGCGCATCCTGGACTTCAGCAGCGGCGTGGTCTTCGGCCTGGGCAGCGGGATGCACCGGGTCGACAAGAACGTCTTCCTGCTGGCCCCCGCCGGCATGGAGGTGGAGGGGATCGCGGCGGCCGCAGTCCCCCGATCGTAG
- a CDS encoding ABC transporter substrate-binding protein → MEPAGWQFSDDRGQLSTAGRTPSRVTAYIRAGATLWDHGLAPHAVFGSLHDGAAVDPAKAGSLPPDDVRYLGAGGALDLEALLSGGPDLVVAVSYGGGQVYGLDPDTAKHLEEQVPVVVIDVGQTHTLDGIRGRFGALARSLGARGDGEQQRLLDAAHQRLRVAADLPSRPGVLALSPAGPDQVHLARPHAWPELRELTEHGVSMVRPPEGAGANWATVSWAEAAALHPNVVLADVRSNATPLGELRANDEWLRLTGRARVLPWNPEAPDSARSHTRFFTSVAEALEAAVN, encoded by the coding sequence ATGGAACCAGCTGGCTGGCAGTTCTCCGACGACCGTGGACAACTGTCGACGGCCGGACGGACACCGTCGCGGGTGACGGCGTACATCCGGGCCGGAGCCACTCTGTGGGACCACGGACTGGCCCCGCACGCGGTCTTCGGCTCCCTGCACGACGGCGCGGCGGTCGACCCGGCGAAGGCGGGGTCGCTGCCGCCCGACGACGTCCGTTATCTGGGGGCGGGCGGCGCACTGGACCTGGAGGCGCTGCTCAGCGGCGGTCCGGACCTCGTGGTAGCGGTCAGCTACGGCGGCGGCCAGGTGTACGGACTGGACCCGGACACCGCCAAACACCTGGAGGAGCAGGTCCCCGTCGTGGTCATCGACGTGGGGCAGACCCACACACTGGACGGGATCAGGGGCCGGTTCGGCGCGCTCGCCCGCTCGCTGGGGGCCCGCGGCGACGGAGAACAGCAGCGGCTGCTGGATGCCGCACACCAACGGCTCCGCGTGGCGGCGGACCTGCCGTCCCGGCCGGGGGTCCTCGCGCTCTCGCCCGCCGGGCCCGACCAGGTGCATCTCGCACGCCCCCATGCGTGGCCCGAGTTGCGCGAGCTGACGGAGCACGGCGTCAGCATGGTGCGGCCGCCCGAAGGCGCGGGTGCGAACTGGGCCACCGTCAGCTGGGCGGAGGCGGCGGCGCTCCACCCTAATGTCGTGCTCGCCGACGTCCGGTCGAACGCCACACCTCTCGGTGAACTGCGCGCCAACGACGAGTGGCTGCGCCTCACCGGCCGGGCCCGGGTCCTGCCGTGGAATCCGGAAGCCCCGGACAGCGCCCGGTCCCACACCCGGTTCTTCACCTCGGTGGCCGAGGCACTGGAGGCGGCTGTGAACTGA
- a CDS encoding SCO4225 family membrane protein, with the protein MNGKSLVRRIGRTVAGDWVSRGYLVVIAALLVWVWVDTTLVSHPDASFSGVYPILLTLPTSLLLLLPGVEAPLTWVVLVAAALVNSTFISLIVRRAFGPGSGSGPSSTRHVGPGAASVR; encoded by the coding sequence ATGAACGGCAAGAGCCTGGTGCGGCGGATCGGCCGGACAGTGGCGGGTGACTGGGTCTCGCGCGGGTACCTCGTGGTCATCGCGGCCCTGCTGGTCTGGGTGTGGGTGGACACCACGCTGGTCTCGCACCCGGACGCGTCGTTCTCCGGGGTGTACCCGATCCTGCTCACCCTGCCGACCAGCCTGCTTCTGCTGCTGCCGGGCGTCGAGGCACCGCTGACGTGGGTCGTGCTCGTGGCTGCGGCGCTGGTCAACTCGACGTTCATCAGCCTGATCGTCCGCCGGGCCTTCGGGCCCGGCTCCGGATCCGGACCCAGCAGCACTCGGCATGTCGGCCCTGGTGCGGCCTCTGTGCGGTGA
- a CDS encoding cupin domain-containing protein, producing MQRLSLEALARQQIELAATAGGGHTADTVYGGHEKVLRQTVIGMTRGSHLAEHENPGEATVQVLQGRVRLSAGDLSWEGRQGDLIIVPDNRHRVEALEDSAILLTVAKLL from the coding sequence ATGCAGAGACTCTCTCTCGAAGCCCTGGCCCGCCAGCAGATCGAACTGGCGGCCACGGCCGGTGGCGGCCACACAGCGGACACCGTCTACGGCGGTCATGAGAAGGTCCTGCGCCAGACGGTCATCGGGATGACGCGCGGCTCGCACCTCGCCGAGCACGAGAATCCCGGCGAGGCCACGGTGCAGGTACTGCAGGGCCGGGTGCGGCTCTCGGCGGGCGATCTGTCCTGGGAGGGCCGCCAGGGCGACCTGATCATCGTGCCCGACAACCGCCACCGGGTGGAGGCCCTGGAGGACTCCGCGATTCTGCTGACCGTGGCCAAACTGCTCTGA
- a CDS encoding TetR/AcrR family transcriptional regulator encodes MPKGPTKRRPQTTARLLEAAREIFAERGFYGASIEVICERAGLTRGAFYSNFRTKEELFFALFDLQAQRVTERLARAVDELDTMDDPLRTLIARMSAVDEAERGWFLLSTEFTLHAIRHPEAARTLAEHDRLLRERIVVLLGRLFERLGRTPTVDLDSLARLTTALHEGALTQSLVESDALPPEHLAVTFLPRLLDVVSEPDARPE; translated from the coding sequence ATGCCGAAGGGGCCCACCAAGCGCCGCCCGCAGACCACCGCGCGGCTGCTCGAAGCGGCCCGGGAGATCTTCGCCGAGCGCGGTTTCTACGGAGCCTCCATCGAGGTGATCTGCGAGCGGGCCGGGCTGACGCGGGGGGCGTTCTACTCCAACTTCCGCACCAAGGAAGAGCTGTTCTTCGCGCTGTTCGACCTGCAGGCACAGCGGGTGACCGAGCGGCTTGCCCGGGCGGTCGACGAACTCGACACCATGGACGACCCGCTGCGGACCCTGATCGCCCGCATGAGCGCCGTCGACGAGGCCGAGCGCGGATGGTTCCTGCTGTCCACGGAGTTCACCCTGCACGCCATCCGGCATCCCGAGGCGGCACGCACGCTGGCCGAGCACGACCGCCTGCTGCGCGAACGGATCGTCGTCCTCCTCGGCCGTCTCTTCGAGCGCCTCGGCCGCACACCGACCGTCGACCTCGACTCACTGGCCCGCCTGACGACCGCCCTTCACGAAGGGGCGCTGACCCAGAGCCTCGTCGAATCGGACGCCCTGCCCCCGGAACACCTGGCTGTCACGTTCCTGCCGCGCCTGCTCGACGTCGTCTCGGAACCGGACGCCCGCCCGGAGTGA